A single Bos mutus isolate GX-2022 chromosome 25, NWIPB_WYAK_1.1, whole genome shotgun sequence DNA region contains:
- the IFT22 gene encoding intraflagellar transport protein 22 homolog isoform X1, with product MLKAKILFVGPCESGKTVLANFLTESSDITEYNPTQGVRILEFENPHVTSNNKGTGCEFELWDCGGDPKFESCWPALMKDSHGVVIVFNADIPSHLKEIETWYSCFVQQQFLQNTQCLLIAHHKPGSGSDKDNPALAPPLNKLKLVHSNLEDDPEEIRMEFIKYLRSIINSVSESRDREEMSIIT from the exons ATGCTGAAGGCCAAGATCCTCTTTGTGGGGCCCTGCGAG AGTGGAAAAACCGTTTTGGCCAACTTTCTGACAGAATCTTCTGACATCACTGAATACAACCCAACCCAAGGAGTGAG GATCCTGGAATTCGAGAACCCACATGTTACCAGCAACAACAAAGGCACGGGGTGTGAATTTGAGCTCTGGGATTGTGGCGGTGATCCAAA GTTCGAGTCTTGCTGGCCAGCCCTGATGAAGGACTCTCACGGAGTGGTGATCGTCTTCAACGCCGACATCCCAAGTCACCTGAAGGAAATTGAGACGTGGTATTCCTGCTTCGTCCAGCAGCAGTTCTTACAGAATACTCAGTGTCTGTTAATTGCACACCATAAACCAGGCTCCGGAAGTGACAAAGACAACCCAGCTTTGG caCCACCCTTGAACAAGCTGAAGCTGGTGCACTCGAATCTTGAGGACGACCCAGAAGAGATCAGGATGGAATTCATAAAGTATTTAAGAAGCATAATCAACTCAGTGTCCGAGAGCAGAGACCGGGAAGAGATGTCCATTATTACCTGA
- the IFT22 gene encoding intraflagellar transport protein 22 homolog isoform X2, which produces MLKAKILFVGPCESGKTVLANFLTESSDITEYNPTQGVRFESCWPALMKDSHGVVIVFNADIPSHLKEIETWYSCFVQQQFLQNTQCLLIAHHKPGSGSDKDNPALAPPLNKLKLVHSNLEDDPEEIRMEFIKYLRSIINSVSESRDREEMSIIT; this is translated from the exons ATGCTGAAGGCCAAGATCCTCTTTGTGGGGCCCTGCGAG AGTGGAAAAACCGTTTTGGCCAACTTTCTGACAGAATCTTCTGACATCACTGAATACAACCCAACCCAAGGAGTGAG GTTCGAGTCTTGCTGGCCAGCCCTGATGAAGGACTCTCACGGAGTGGTGATCGTCTTCAACGCCGACATCCCAAGTCACCTGAAGGAAATTGAGACGTGGTATTCCTGCTTCGTCCAGCAGCAGTTCTTACAGAATACTCAGTGTCTGTTAATTGCACACCATAAACCAGGCTCCGGAAGTGACAAAGACAACCCAGCTTTGG caCCACCCTTGAACAAGCTGAAGCTGGTGCACTCGAATCTTGAGGACGACCCAGAAGAGATCAGGATGGAATTCATAAAGTATTTAAGAAGCATAATCAACTCAGTGTCCGAGAGCAGAGACCGGGAAGAGATGTCCATTATTACCTGA